One Nocardia iowensis DNA window includes the following coding sequences:
- a CDS encoding S1C family serine protease, translating into MTEDSKDRRDEPANAASDLSKPADQIPAAPAGPVGTPYGADAAYAPQGYGPLGGQHPAGHYPPPHQHTQPFPGPDYGAPHFDPQPPHGAGYPGPEFGGAQQAPAKRPVRTGLVMGAVALALVSGGVGGAVGALATHSDNGRAPITNALDQPKPNVNTVSNAPAGSTQAVAQKVLPSVVMIKVASSRAEGEGSGVVLSSDGLILTNNHVAAGGGPSAKMEVVFSDGSSAPATIVGADPVSDLAVIKVSGKSGLTPIELGSSDNLQVGQPVVAIGSPLGLAGTVTTGIVSALNRPVSTQGQGPQNPAGANPVIDAIQTDAAINPGNSGGALVDGNGKLIGINTAIASLGAGEPGAGQQSGSIGLGFAIPVDQARRVADELIKTGHATYAQIGVKIQALDSINGARVLEVTPDGPAAKAGIPAGAVVTKLNDRSINTGDALVAAVRSHQPGDKVKVTYTDEQGNNPKTVEVTLTGAPADGGR; encoded by the coding sequence ATGACCGAGGATTCGAAGGACCGGCGGGACGAGCCGGCGAACGCCGCATCGGACCTGTCCAAGCCGGCCGACCAGATCCCGGCCGCACCGGCGGGTCCCGTTGGCACGCCATACGGGGCGGACGCCGCCTACGCACCGCAGGGCTACGGGCCCCTGGGGGGACAGCATCCGGCGGGGCACTACCCGCCGCCGCATCAGCACACCCAGCCGTTCCCCGGCCCGGACTACGGCGCACCGCACTTCGACCCGCAGCCGCCGCACGGGGCGGGCTATCCCGGCCCGGAGTTCGGTGGCGCGCAGCAGGCACCGGCCAAGCGCCCGGTCCGCACCGGTCTTGTCATGGGAGCGGTCGCGCTGGCCTTGGTCAGCGGTGGCGTCGGCGGCGCGGTCGGCGCGCTGGCCACCCACTCGGACAACGGGCGCGCGCCGATTACCAATGCACTCGACCAACCGAAACCCAATGTCAACACGGTCTCCAACGCACCAGCGGGCTCGACCCAGGCGGTGGCACAGAAGGTGCTGCCCAGCGTGGTGATGATCAAGGTGGCCAGCAGCCGCGCCGAGGGCGAGGGCTCCGGGGTGGTGCTGTCTTCCGACGGCCTCATCCTGACCAATAATCACGTGGCCGCAGGCGGTGGCCCGAGCGCCAAGATGGAGGTCGTGTTCTCCGACGGCAGCTCCGCGCCCGCGACCATCGTCGGTGCCGACCCGGTCTCCGATCTGGCCGTCATCAAGGTCTCCGGCAAGAGCGGTCTGACCCCGATCGAGCTGGGCAGCTCGGACAACCTGCAGGTCGGCCAGCCGGTCGTCGCGATCGGATCGCCGCTCGGCCTCGCCGGGACCGTCACCACCGGCATCGTCTCCGCGCTGAACCGCCCGGTGTCGACCCAGGGCCAGGGCCCGCAGAACCCCGCGGGCGCCAACCCGGTGATCGACGCCATTCAGACCGACGCCGCGATCAACCCCGGCAATTCCGGTGGCGCGCTCGTCGATGGCAACGGCAAGCTGATCGGCATCAATACCGCGATCGCCAGCCTCGGCGCCGGGGAGCCGGGAGCAGGCCAGCAGAGCGGATCGATCGGCCTCGGTTTCGCCATTCCGGTCGACCAGGCCCGTCGCGTCGCCGACGAGCTCATCAAAACCGGGCATGCCACCTACGCGCAGATCGGCGTCAAGATCCAGGCGTTGGACTCGATCAATGGCGCCAGGGTGCTGGAAGTCACTCCCGACGGCCCCGCCGCGAAGGCGGGCATCCCCGCGGGCGCGGTCGTCACCAAGCTGAACGACCGCAGCATCAACACCGGCGACGCACTGGTCGCCGCCGTTCGCTCGCACCAACCAGGAGACAAAGTGAAGGTCACCTACACCGATGAGCAAGGCAACAACCCCAAGACCGTCGAGGTGACCCTCACCGGCGCACCGGCGGACGGTGGCCGATGA
- a CDS encoding sensor histidine kinase gives MPRTVPKRPVVAGLGQQQRPPDPAEMRPPIPLTRSVSLRWRVTLLAASVVAIAVAVTSIAAYAMVARALYGDVDAQLHTRSATMINGDIDNMTFQTLSLATLFSNDIGVGIIYPIPPGAPVNPIPAYVPPQPTRPPIASEELAVARGEQPSSLRTVENQRVLARRTDSGVTLVISQRLQPTREVLDRLAWLLFVVGGCGVVLAAAAGTAVGRTGLRPIARLTAATERVARTDDLTPIPVTGDDELARLTESFNTMLRALTESRDRQRRLVADAGHELRTPLTSLRTNMELLIASSRPGAPSIPDEDMVELRADVMAQIEELSTLVGDLVDLAREDAPETVYDRVDLGEVAERALERARRRRSGIEFVAGLRPWFIYGHEAGLERAILNVLDNAAKWSPTGAQVWISMHETGPGLLELTVDDAGPGIPPAERELVFERFYRTTASRSMPGSGLGLSIVKQVVTKHGGTIAIDTSPRGGTLVRIVLPGEPGAPTTE, from the coding sequence ATGCCGAGAACCGTTCCGAAGCGACCCGTCGTCGCCGGGCTGGGACAGCAACAGCGCCCGCCCGACCCGGCCGAAATGCGGCCACCCATTCCGCTCACCCGCTCGGTCTCGTTGCGTTGGCGGGTGACCTTGCTGGCCGCGTCGGTCGTGGCCATCGCGGTCGCCGTGACCTCGATCGCGGCCTACGCGATGGTGGCGCGCGCGTTGTACGGCGATGTCGACGCGCAGTTGCACACCAGGTCCGCGACGATGATCAACGGCGACATCGACAACATGACCTTCCAGACACTGAGCCTGGCGACGTTGTTCTCCAACGACATCGGGGTGGGAATCATCTATCCGATCCCACCCGGCGCACCCGTGAACCCCATCCCGGCGTACGTACCGCCGCAACCGACCCGGCCGCCCATCGCTTCCGAAGAACTGGCGGTAGCCCGCGGCGAGCAGCCTTCATCGTTGCGCACCGTCGAGAACCAGCGGGTCCTGGCTCGGCGTACCGATTCGGGTGTCACGCTGGTCATTTCGCAGCGGCTGCAACCGACCAGGGAGGTGCTGGACCGGTTGGCCTGGCTGCTGTTCGTCGTCGGCGGCTGCGGGGTCGTGCTGGCCGCGGCGGCGGGCACCGCGGTGGGCCGCACCGGATTGCGGCCGATCGCGCGGCTGACCGCGGCGACCGAGCGGGTGGCGCGCACCGACGACCTGACGCCCATCCCGGTGACCGGCGACGACGAATTGGCCAGGCTCACCGAGAGTTTCAACACCATGCTGCGCGCGCTCACCGAATCACGGGACCGGCAACGCCGATTGGTGGCCGACGCGGGACACGAATTGCGCACCCCGCTCACCTCATTGCGCACCAACATGGAATTGCTGATCGCGTCGAGCCGACCGGGCGCACCGAGCATCCCGGACGAGGACATGGTCGAGCTGCGCGCGGACGTGATGGCGCAGATCGAGGAATTGTCCACGCTGGTCGGCGATCTGGTCGACCTGGCGCGCGAAGACGCGCCCGAGACCGTCTACGACCGGGTCGACCTCGGTGAGGTGGCCGAGCGCGCGCTGGAGCGGGCCAGGCGCCGACGCAGTGGCATCGAGTTCGTCGCCGGGTTGCGACCCTGGTTCATCTACGGCCACGAAGCCGGGCTGGAGCGGGCGATTCTCAATGTCCTCGACAACGCCGCGAAGTGGAGCCCAACCGGCGCGCAGGTCTGGATCAGCATGCACGAAACCGGTCCCGGCCTGCTCGAATTGACGGTCGACGACGCGGGACCCGGAATACCGCCCGCCGAACGGGAGTTGGTGTTCGAGCGGTTCTACCGGACGACGGCGTCGCGCTCCATGCCCGGCTCCGGACTCGGCCTCTCCATCGTGAAACAGGTGGTGACCAAGCACGGCGGCACCATCGCCATCGATACCTCACCGCGCGGCGGCACGTTGGTGCGCATCGTCCTACCAGGGGAGCCGGGCGCGCCGACGACCGAATGA
- a CDS encoding response regulator transcription factor, with amino-acid sequence MRILVVDDDRAVRESLRRSLTFNGYSVDLAVDGVDALDKATSQRPDALVLDVMMPRMDGLEVCRRLRSTGDDLPILVLTARDSVSERVAGLDAGADDYLPKPFALEELLARLRALLRRTTADPGEASEAMTFADLSLDPVTREVSRGERAISLTRTEFSLLEMLMANPRRVLTRSRILEEVWGYDFPTSGNALEVYIGYLRRKTEADGEPRLIHTVRGVGYVLRETPP; translated from the coding sequence ATGCGCATTCTGGTAGTCGACGACGATCGCGCCGTTCGTGAGTCGCTGCGCCGGTCATTGACCTTCAACGGCTACTCCGTCGACCTCGCGGTGGACGGCGTCGACGCCCTCGACAAGGCGACGAGTCAACGACCGGACGCCCTGGTTTTGGACGTGATGATGCCCCGGATGGACGGGCTGGAGGTCTGCAGACGCTTGCGCAGCACCGGTGACGATCTTCCGATTTTGGTTTTGACGGCACGTGATTCGGTATCCGAGCGGGTGGCCGGCCTCGACGCGGGCGCCGACGACTATTTGCCGAAACCGTTCGCGTTGGAGGAATTGCTCGCGCGTTTACGCGCGTTACTGCGTCGCACGACCGCCGATCCGGGCGAGGCATCGGAGGCAATGACGTTCGCCGATTTGTCGCTGGATCCGGTGACCCGAGAGGTTTCTCGCGGCGAGCGCGCGATCAGCCTGACTCGCACCGAGTTCTCGTTGCTGGAAATGCTGATGGCGAATCCGCGCCGGGTGCTGACCCGTAGCCGCATCCTCGAGGAGGTCTGGGGCTACGACTTCCCGACCTCGGGCAACGCCCTCGAGGTCTACATCGGCTATTTGCGCCGCAAAACCGAAGCCGACGGCGAACCACGCCTCATCCACACGGTGCGCGGCGTCGGATACGTGCTGCGGGAGACGCCCCCCTAG